In Streptomyces sp. DG2A-72, one genomic interval encodes:
- a CDS encoding DUF6397 family protein, translating into MSGDTITKPHRLSWAPSRAARELGLKRREFDLAVHLGRIRTVPDEGGGGRRVAQQEIERLRAEEGFQERLLSAVKAVGATEGARIMEVTAGRFTRLARLGLVVPVSFYLNRYRAIVWLYLAEELRQFAADEKNAQLLNGRTPEGLRDQLDAGLDLRPRNWRGRHLGFLLRQADDPWQHAGAVAALLDPVQIAEIVTDPYERAHLNRFRPAPPAHGAPGSPAAHLAERIMTADDADEISWLRADLTQALDEARRYRPAPRPKAKRPEPPAAPHRTPAPTEEPRRSRGGLLGWLRRRGE; encoded by the coding sequence ATGTCTGGCGACACCATCACGAAACCGCACCGGCTTTCCTGGGCGCCGAGCCGCGCCGCTCGCGAACTCGGTTTGAAACGGCGCGAGTTCGACCTCGCCGTGCACCTCGGACGCATCCGGACCGTGCCCGACGAGGGAGGCGGGGGACGTCGCGTGGCCCAGCAGGAGATTGAGCGGCTCCGCGCCGAAGAGGGTTTCCAGGAGAGGCTGCTCAGCGCCGTCAAGGCGGTAGGGGCCACGGAAGGCGCCCGCATCATGGAGGTGACCGCAGGGAGGTTCACCCGCCTCGCCCGGCTCGGCCTGGTGGTCCCGGTCTCCTTCTATCTCAACCGCTACCGAGCGATTGTCTGGCTCTATCTGGCCGAAGAACTACGTCAGTTCGCGGCCGACGAGAAGAACGCTCAGCTGCTGAACGGCCGAACACCCGAGGGCCTTCGCGACCAACTGGACGCAGGCCTGGACCTACGGCCCCGCAACTGGCGCGGACGTCACCTGGGATTCCTGCTGCGGCAGGCCGACGACCCCTGGCAGCATGCCGGTGCAGTGGCCGCCCTGCTCGACCCCGTACAGATCGCGGAGATCGTCACAGACCCTTATGAGCGGGCGCATCTGAACAGGTTCCGGCCCGCACCGCCCGCACACGGCGCACCCGGATCACCCGCCGCGCACCTCGCCGAGCGGATCATGACGGCGGACGACGCGGACGAGATCAGCTGGCTCCGGGCGGACCTGACCCAGGCGCTGGACGAGGCGCGCAGGTACCGCCCCGCACCACGACCGAAGGCGAAGCGGCCGGAACCCCCTGCCGCCCCGCACCGGACTCCCGCCCCGACCGAGGAGCCCAGGCGATCACGAGGAGGACTGCTGGGCTGGCTGCGCCGCAGAGGAGAGTGA
- a CDS encoding DEAD/DEAH box helicase, whose amino-acid sequence MTLIDQLPPTADPDALYEAFESWAQESGLTLYPHQEEALIEVVSGANVIVSTPTGSGKSMIAAGAHFAALARDEVTFYTAPIKALVSEKFFELCKLFGTENVGMLTGDASVNADAPVICCTAEVLASIALRDGKNADVGQVVMDEFHFYAEGDRGWAWQIPILELPQAQFVLMSATLGDVSMFEKDLTRRTGRPTAVVRSATRPVPLSYEYKFTPLTETLTELLETKQAPVYIVHFTQAQAVERAQALMSINMCSREEKDQIAELIGNFRFTTKFGRNLSRYVRHGIGVHHAGMLPKYRRLVEKLAQAGLLKVICGTDTLGVGVNVPIRTVLFTALTKYDGSRVRTLRAREFHQIAGRAGRAGFDTAGFVVAQAPEHVVENEKALAKAGDDPKKRRKVVRKKAPEGFVGWTENTFEKLIASDPEPLTSRFRVTHTMLLSVIARPGNAFEAMRHLLEDNHESRKQQLRHIRRAIAIYRSLLDGGIVEKLDEPDASGRIVRLTVDLQQDFALNQPLSTFALAAFELLDPESPSYALDMVSVVESTLDDPRQILVAQLNKAKGEAVAAMKADGVEYEERMERLQDISYPKPLEELLFHAYDTYRKSHPWVGDHPLSPKSVIRDMYERAMSFTELVSFYELARTEGIVLRYLASAYKALDHNIPDDLKSEDLQDLIEWLGEMVRQVDSSLLDEWEQLANPEEMTAEEAQEKADEVKPVTANARAFRVLVRNALFRRVELAALDQVEELGEMDAESGWDADTWGEAMDNYWDEYDDLGTGPDARGPKLLVIKEEPQHGLWRVRQIFDDPNDDHDWGISAEIDLAASDAEGRAVVRVTDVGQL is encoded by the coding sequence GTGACCCTCATCGATCAGCTGCCGCCGACCGCCGACCCCGACGCTCTCTATGAGGCCTTCGAGTCGTGGGCCCAGGAGAGCGGCCTCACCCTCTACCCCCACCAGGAGGAGGCGCTGATCGAGGTGGTCTCCGGTGCGAATGTGATCGTGTCGACGCCCACCGGCTCCGGCAAGAGCATGATCGCGGCGGGTGCGCACTTCGCCGCCCTGGCCCGTGACGAGGTCACCTTCTACACAGCCCCGATCAAGGCGCTCGTCTCGGAGAAGTTCTTCGAGCTGTGCAAGCTCTTCGGCACCGAGAACGTCGGCATGCTCACCGGCGACGCGTCCGTCAACGCCGACGCTCCCGTCATCTGCTGCACCGCCGAGGTGCTCGCGTCGATCGCCCTGCGCGACGGCAAGAACGCCGACGTCGGCCAGGTCGTGATGGACGAGTTCCACTTCTACGCGGAGGGCGACCGGGGCTGGGCCTGGCAGATCCCGATCCTCGAACTGCCGCAGGCGCAGTTCGTCCTGATGTCGGCCACGCTCGGCGATGTCTCGATGTTCGAGAAGGACCTCACCCGGCGCACCGGCCGCCCGACCGCGGTGGTCCGCTCGGCGACCCGTCCCGTGCCGCTGTCCTACGAGTACAAATTCACGCCGCTCACCGAGACACTGACCGAGCTGCTGGAGACCAAGCAGGCGCCGGTCTACATCGTGCACTTCACCCAGGCTCAGGCCGTGGAGCGGGCGCAGGCGCTGATGAGCATCAACATGTGCTCGCGCGAGGAGAAGGACCAGATCGCCGAGCTGATCGGCAACTTCCGCTTCACCACCAAGTTCGGCCGCAACCTCTCCCGCTACGTCCGGCACGGCATCGGTGTCCATCACGCCGGCATGCTGCCCAAGTACCGCCGCCTGGTGGAGAAGCTCGCGCAGGCCGGTCTGCTGAAGGTCATCTGCGGCACGGACACGCTCGGCGTGGGCGTCAACGTCCCCATCCGCACCGTGCTGTTCACGGCTCTCACCAAGTACGACGGCAGCCGCGTGCGCACGCTGCGCGCCCGTGAGTTCCACCAGATCGCGGGGCGGGCCGGGCGCGCGGGCTTCGACACGGCGGGCTTCGTCGTGGCGCAGGCGCCCGAGCACGTGGTCGAGAACGAGAAGGCGCTCGCCAAGGCGGGCGACGACCCGAAGAAGCGCCGCAAGGTGGTCCGCAAGAAGGCGCCCGAGGGTTTCGTCGGGTGGACGGAGAACACCTTCGAGAAGCTCATCGCCTCCGATCCGGAGCCGCTGACCTCGCGTTTCCGGGTGACGCACACGATGCTGCTGTCGGTGATCGCCCGGCCCGGCAACGCCTTCGAGGCGATGCGGCACCTCCTGGAGGACAACCACGAGTCGCGCAAGCAGCAGCTCAGGCACATCCGGCGGGCGATCGCCATCTACCGCTCGCTGCTGGACGGCGGCATCGTCGAGAAGCTCGACGAGCCGGACGCCTCGGGCCGCATCGTGCGCCTCACCGTCGATCTCCAGCAGGACTTCGCGCTCAACCAGCCGCTGTCCACGTTCGCCCTGGCCGCGTTCGAGCTGCTGGACCCCGAGTCGCCGTCGTACGCGCTGGACATGGTGTCCGTCGTCGAGTCGACGCTGGACGACCCACGGCAGATCCTCGTCGCCCAGCTGAACAAGGCGAAGGGCGAGGCCGTGGCCGCGATGAAGGCGGACGGTGTCGAGTACGAGGAGCGCATGGAGCGGCTCCAGGACATCTCGTACCCGAAGCCCCTGGAAGAGCTGCTCTTCCACGCCTACGACACCTACCGCAAGAGCCATCCCTGGGTGGGCGACCACCCGCTGTCGCCGAAGTCCGTCATCCGCGACATGTACGAACGGGCCATGTCCTTCACGGAGTTGGTGTCCTTCTACGAGCTGGCCCGCACCGAGGGCATCGTCCTGCGCTACCTCGCCTCCGCCTACAAGGCCCTCGACCACAACATCCCCGACGACCTCAAGTCCGAGGATCTGCAGGACCTGATCGAGTGGCTCGGCGAGATGGTGCGCCAGGTCGACTCCAGCCTGCTGGACGAGTGGGAGCAGCTCGCCAACCCGGAGGAGATGACCGCCGAGGAGGCCCAGGAGAAGGCCGACGAGGTCAAGCCGGTGACTGCGAACGCGCGCGCCTTCCGGGTCCTGGTGCGCAACGCCCTGTTCCGCCGGGTCGAGCTGGCCGCCCTCGACCAGGTCGAGGAGCTGGGCGAGATGGACGCGGAGTCGGGCTGGGACGCGGACACCTGGGGCGAGGCGATGGACAACTACTGGGACGAGTACGACGACCTCGGCACCGGCCCCGACGCCCGCGGCCCCAAGCTGCTCGTCATCAAGGAAGAACCGCAGCACGGCCTGTGGCGCGTGCGCCAGATCTTCGACGACCCGAACGACGATCATGACTGGGGCATCAGCGCGGAGATCGACCTCGCCGCCTCCGACGCTGAAGGCCGTGCGGTCGTCCGTGTCACCGACGTCGGCCAGCTGTGA
- a CDS encoding PPOX class F420-dependent oxidoreductase, with protein sequence MAQKMTDEEWRAFVSDGTRTGKLSTVRADGSPHVAPIWFVLDGDDVVFNTGSRSVKGRNLARDGRVALCVDADRPPFDYVILTGRAHISEDVAELRHWAARIGARYMGEERAEEFGDRNGVPGELLVRVTIDKVLAEKGVAD encoded by the coding sequence ATGGCACAGAAGATGACCGATGAGGAATGGCGAGCGTTCGTCTCGGACGGCACCCGCACCGGCAAGCTGTCGACCGTCCGGGCAGACGGAAGCCCACATGTGGCGCCGATCTGGTTCGTGCTCGATGGCGACGACGTGGTGTTCAACACCGGCAGCAGGAGTGTGAAAGGGCGCAATCTGGCCCGTGACGGGCGTGTCGCGCTGTGCGTGGACGCCGACCGGCCGCCGTTCGACTACGTGATACTGACCGGTCGCGCCCACATTTCGGAGGATGTCGCGGAGCTGCGTCACTGGGCCGCGCGCATCGGTGCGCGGTACATGGGCGAGGAACGCGCCGAGGAGTTCGGGGACCGCAACGGCGTCCCCGGCGAACTCCTCGTCCGCGTCACGATCGACAAGGTCCTGGCGGAGAAGGGCGTCGCGGACTGA
- a CDS encoding roadblock/LC7 domain-containing protein — MAQNQGLDWLLDDLTERVEQVRHALVLSNDGLVTGASTGLRREDAEHLAAVSSGLHSLAKGSGRHFGAGRVRQTMVEFDDAVLFVTAAGSGSCLCVLSGAEADIGQIAYEMTLLVNRVGEHLGVDARQPEHPPASDA, encoded by the coding sequence ATGGCGCAGAACCAGGGACTCGACTGGCTGCTGGACGATCTGACCGAGCGCGTCGAACAGGTGCGGCACGCATTGGTCCTGTCCAACGACGGGCTGGTCACGGGAGCGAGTACGGGCCTACGACGCGAGGACGCGGAACACCTCGCCGCCGTCTCCTCCGGGCTGCACAGCCTGGCCAAGGGCTCCGGACGCCACTTCGGCGCGGGCAGAGTGCGCCAGACCATGGTGGAGTTCGACGACGCGGTCCTGTTCGTCACCGCGGCCGGCAGCGGCAGCTGTCTGTGCGTCCTCAGCGGCGCGGAGGCCGACATCGGCCAGATCGCCTACGAGATGACCCTGCTCGTCAATCGTGTCGGTGAGCACCTCGGCGTGGACGCCCGACAGCCCGAGCACCCTCCGGCATCAGACGCCTGA
- a CDS encoding acyl-CoA thioesterase II, with product MTNPAERLVDLLDLEQIEVNIFRGRSPQESLQRVFGGQVAGQALVAAGRTTDGERPVHSLHAYFLRPGRPGVPIVYQVERVRDGRSFTTRRVTAVQQGRTIFNLTASFHKPEEGSFEHQLPPARKVPDPESLPTVTQQVREHLGALPEQFERMARRQPFDIRYVDRLRWTAEEVKNAEPRSAVWMRAVGPLGDDPLVHTCALTYASDMTLLDAVRIPVEPLWGPRNFDMASLDHAMWFHRPFRADEWFLYDQESPIATGGRGLARGRIYDVEGRLLVSVVQEGLFRAL from the coding sequence ATGACGAATCCGGCCGAGAGGCTCGTCGACCTGCTCGACCTGGAGCAGATCGAGGTCAACATCTTCCGGGGCCGCAGCCCGCAGGAGTCTTTGCAACGGGTCTTCGGCGGCCAGGTGGCCGGCCAGGCGCTGGTCGCCGCCGGGCGCACCACGGACGGCGAGCGCCCGGTGCACTCGCTGCACGCGTACTTCCTGCGCCCGGGCCGGCCGGGCGTGCCGATCGTGTACCAGGTCGAGCGGGTCCGGGACGGCCGGTCGTTCACCACCCGTCGGGTCACCGCCGTGCAGCAGGGCCGCACGATCTTCAATCTCACCGCCTCCTTTCACAAGCCTGAGGAAGGTTCCTTCGAGCACCAGCTGCCGCCGGCCCGCAAGGTCCCGGACCCGGAGTCCCTGCCGACGGTGACGCAGCAGGTCCGGGAGCATCTGGGCGCGCTGCCCGAGCAGTTCGAGCGCATGGCCCGGCGTCAGCCCTTCGACATCCGCTATGTGGACCGGCTGCGCTGGACCGCCGAGGAGGTCAAGAACGCCGAGCCGCGCAGCGCCGTGTGGATGCGTGCGGTCGGGCCGCTCGGTGACGACCCGCTCGTGCACACCTGCGCGCTGACCTACGCCAGCGACATGACCCTCCTGGACGCCGTCCGGATCCCGGTCGAACCCCTGTGGGGCCCACGGAACTTCGACATGGCGTCACTGGACCACGCCATGTGGTTCCATCGGCCGTTCCGCGCGGACGAGTGGTTCCTCTACGACCAGGAGTCGCCGATCGCGACGGGCGGACGAGGCCTCGCCCGCGGGCGCATCTACGACGTGGAGGGACGGCTGCTCGTCTCCGTCGTCCAGGAGGGGCTGTTCCGGGCGCTGTAG
- a CDS encoding metal-dependent hydrolase, which translates to MMGPAHSLSGAAAWLGVGAAAAATGHTMPWPVLLVGALICAGAALAPDLDHKAATISRAFGPLSRGLCEIVDKLSYAVYKATKKQGDPRRSGGHRTLTHTWLWAVLIGAGASVLAITGGRWAVLAILFAHIVLAIEGLLWRATRGSSADVLVWLLAATSAWILAGVLDEPGNGASWLFTEPGQEYLWLGLPILLGALVHDIGDALTVSGCPILWPIPVGRKRWYPIGPPKAMRFRAGSWVELKVLMPAFMLLGGVGCAAALNFI; encoded by the coding sequence ATGATGGGACCAGCACACTCACTGTCGGGGGCCGCGGCCTGGCTCGGCGTCGGAGCGGCGGCGGCTGCGACAGGGCACACGATGCCGTGGCCGGTGCTCCTGGTGGGCGCCCTGATCTGTGCCGGCGCCGCGCTCGCCCCGGACCTCGACCACAAGGCGGCCACCATCTCGCGGGCCTTCGGACCGCTCTCGCGCGGGCTGTGCGAGATCGTCGACAAGCTGTCGTACGCCGTCTACAAGGCCACGAAGAAGCAGGGCGACCCGCGCCGCTCCGGCGGGCACCGCACGCTCACCCACACCTGGCTGTGGGCCGTCCTGATCGGCGCGGGCGCCTCGGTCCTGGCGATCACCGGGGGGCGCTGGGCGGTGCTGGCGATTTTGTTCGCGCACATAGTGCTGGCCATCGAAGGCCTGCTGTGGCGGGCGACGCGAGGCTCCAGCGCCGATGTCCTGGTGTGGCTGCTCGCGGCCACCAGCGCATGGATTCTCGCGGGTGTCCTGGACGAGCCGGGCAACGGCGCGAGCTGGCTGTTCACCGAGCCCGGCCAGGAGTACCTGTGGCTGGGCCTGCCGATCCTGCTGGGCGCGCTGGTGCACGACATCGGGGACGCGCTGACCGTCTCCGGCTGCCCGATACTCTGGCCGATCCCGGTGGGCCGCAAGCGCTGGTACCCCATCGGCCCGCCGAAGGCCATGCGGTTCCGGGCGGGCAGCTGGGTCGAGCTGAAGGTGCTGATGCCGGCCTTCATGCTGCTCGGGGGCGTGGGCTGCGCGGCGGCGCTCAACTTCATCTGA
- a CDS encoding type B 50S ribosomal protein L31: MQQDKHPDYHPVVFRDRAAGYAFLTRSTATSEQTIEWDDGETYPVVDVEISSESHPFYTGKARTVDTEGRVAKFEKRYGSTGHSG; the protein is encoded by the coding sequence ATGCAGCAGGACAAGCACCCCGACTACCACCCGGTCGTCTTCCGCGACCGCGCCGCCGGCTACGCCTTCCTGACCCGGTCCACCGCCACGAGCGAGCAGACCATCGAGTGGGACGACGGCGAGACCTACCCGGTCGTGGACGTGGAGATCTCCTCCGAGAGCCATCCCTTCTACACCGGCAAGGCACGGACCGTGGACACCGAGGGCCGCGTCGCCAAGTTCGAGAAGCGGTACGGCAGCACCGGGCACAGCGGCTGA
- a CDS encoding ABC transporter ATP-binding protein, translating into MIGVAPPAYDPAAPTTANTLPVGATTTVRAYVAELFRRHRPAFLLLIGVNTVAVLASMAGPYLLGGLVERVSEGARELHLELTASLFMIALVVQAVFVREVRLRGAMLGERMLADLREDFLVRSVGLPPGVLERAGTGDLLSRITTDIDRLANAMREAVPQLAISVVWAALLLGGLVVTAPPLAAAVLLAVPLLVVGCRWYFKRAPSAYRSEAAGYASVAAVLAETVDAGHTVEAHRLGDRRIELSDRRIKEWTAWERYTMWLRSVLFPVVNVTHVTVLSSVLMLGGVFVLRGWIDVGQLTTGALIAQMLVDPVGLMLRWYDELQVAEVSLARLVGVREIEPDDGDAEVSPDGRDVRADRVHFGYLEGVDVLRKVSLDVAPGTRLALVGPSGAGKSTLGRLLAGIYAPRGGHITLGGAELSRMPAEAVRSHVALVNQEHHVFVGALRDNLLLARTDATDAELWAALGAVDADEWARALDDGLDTEVGSGGAVLTPAQAQQIALARLVLADPHTLVLDEATSLLDPRAARHLERSLGRVLDGRTVVAIAHRLHTAHDADVIAVVENGRISELGSHDELVAADGAYAALWRSWHG; encoded by the coding sequence ATGATCGGCGTGGCGCCACCGGCCTACGACCCGGCGGCACCGACGACGGCGAACACCCTGCCCGTCGGCGCCACCACGACCGTACGCGCCTATGTGGCCGAACTCTTCCGCCGGCACCGCCCTGCCTTCCTGCTCCTCATCGGCGTCAACACGGTCGCGGTGCTCGCGTCGATGGCTGGCCCGTATCTGCTCGGCGGGCTCGTGGAGCGGGTGTCGGAGGGGGCGCGTGAACTCCATCTGGAGCTCACCGCCTCGCTGTTCATGATCGCGCTGGTCGTTCAGGCCGTGTTCGTACGGGAGGTGCGGCTGCGGGGCGCGATGCTCGGCGAGCGGATGCTGGCCGACCTGCGCGAGGACTTCCTCGTGCGGTCGGTCGGGCTGCCGCCGGGGGTCCTGGAACGTGCGGGGACCGGCGACCTGCTGTCCCGGATCACGACGGACATCGACCGGCTGGCCAACGCGATGCGCGAGGCCGTACCGCAGTTGGCGATCAGCGTGGTGTGGGCGGCGCTGCTGCTGGGCGGGCTCGTCGTCACGGCGCCGCCGCTCGCCGCCGCGGTGCTGCTCGCCGTGCCGTTGCTGGTGGTCGGCTGCCGCTGGTACTTCAAGCGCGCCCCGTCCGCCTACCGGTCGGAGGCCGCGGGGTACGCGTCCGTGGCCGCCGTGCTCGCCGAGACGGTGGACGCCGGGCACACCGTCGAGGCCCACCGCCTCGGCGATCGCCGGATCGAACTGTCGGACCGGCGGATCAAGGAGTGGACGGCCTGGGAGCGCTACACGATGTGGCTGCGGTCGGTGCTCTTCCCGGTCGTCAACGTCACCCATGTCACCGTGCTCTCATCGGTCCTGATGCTCGGCGGCGTCTTCGTCCTGCGGGGCTGGATCGACGTCGGCCAGCTGACCACGGGTGCGCTGATCGCGCAGATGCTCGTCGACCCGGTCGGGCTCATGCTGCGCTGGTACGACGAGCTTCAAGTCGCCGAGGTGTCACTGGCCCGGCTGGTCGGGGTCCGGGAGATCGAGCCGGACGACGGTGACGCCGAGGTGTCACCCGACGGGCGCGACGTGCGGGCGGACCGGGTCCACTTCGGCTACCTCGAAGGCGTGGACGTCCTGCGCAAGGTGTCCCTCGACGTCGCTCCGGGCACCCGGCTGGCGCTGGTCGGCCCGTCGGGCGCGGGGAAGTCCACGCTGGGCAGGCTGCTGGCCGGCATCTACGCGCCCCGGGGCGGCCACATCACCCTCGGCGGCGCCGAACTGTCCCGGATGCCCGCCGAGGCGGTCCGCTCCCATGTGGCGCTGGTCAACCAGGAACACCATGTGTTCGTCGGCGCCCTGCGGGACAACCTCCTGCTGGCCCGCACGGACGCCACCGACGCCGAGCTGTGGGCAGCCCTGGGCGCGGTCGACGCGGACGAGTGGGCGCGGGCGCTCGATGACGGCCTCGACACCGAGGTCGGCTCGGGCGGGGCGGTGCTCACGCCGGCGCAGGCCCAGCAGATCGCGCTGGCCCGCCTGGTGCTGGCCGACCCGCACACGCTCGTCCTGGACGAGGCCACCTCCCTGCTCGACCCACGCGCGGCACGCCACCTGGAGCGGTCCCTCGGCCGGGTCCTCGACGGCCGAACCGTCGTCGCCATCGCCCACCGGCTGCACACCGCCCACGACGCCGACGTCATCGCCGTCGTCGAGAACGGCCGGATCAGCGAGCTGGGCAGCCACGACGAGCTGGTCGCCGCGGACGGGGCGTACGCGGCGCTGTGGCGGTCCTGGCACGGGTGA
- a CDS encoding ABC transporter ATP-binding protein: MQIQDLPYPDPGVPDARSGPRFLRWLFRNQLGGQLKSLAWGLLHFVSVSALPFCVGLAIQAVVDRSGTRLALAGGLLALACAGNAIGDTFLHRTAVTNWITAAARVQQLLARKASVLGSALTRRVAAGEVVAVSTGDVEKIGWFVEAVSRFTAAAVTVVLVCVALVLYQPALGVVVAVGLPVLAIAVLPLLPRATRRADIQREKAGRATELASDTVAGLRVLRGIGGEELFLDRYRSASQEVRHAAVRSARMWSLISAIQVLLPGLLLIAVVWYGVHLARQGRITVGELVTVYSSVMVLTHPLRHFEEIAMAYSFSRPSARRAARVLSLERATDTGGSRAAEVPSGDLYDPATGLLAPVGRFTAVVCGDPDTAGRLAERLGGHPAEESTSVLLGGVPLDELPLDSARTAVLVQDKDPVLLSGSLRELLDVPASGDVAAERALAAAQCEDVLTALVQGSLDAQDPLDARITERGRSLSGGQRQRLALARSLLTDPEVLVLDEPTSAVDSHTEARIATGVKELREGRTTVVFTSSPLLLDRADRVVLVHEDEVTAVGVHRELLIKEPRYRAVVTRETDDEAALNAVWEELEEIEETA, from the coding sequence ATGCAGATTCAAGACCTTCCGTATCCCGACCCCGGTGTGCCGGACGCACGCTCGGGTCCCCGATTCCTGCGGTGGCTCTTCCGGAATCAGCTGGGTGGGCAGCTGAAGTCGCTGGCCTGGGGCCTGCTGCACTTCGTGTCCGTCTCCGCGCTGCCGTTCTGTGTCGGACTCGCCATCCAGGCAGTCGTCGACCGCTCCGGCACCCGGCTGGCCCTCGCGGGCGGCCTGCTGGCGCTCGCCTGCGCCGGAAACGCGATCGGCGACACCTTCCTGCACCGCACCGCGGTCACCAACTGGATCACCGCCGCCGCCCGCGTCCAGCAGCTGCTGGCCCGCAAGGCCTCGGTGCTGGGCTCGGCGCTGACCCGGCGCGTCGCGGCCGGTGAGGTCGTGGCCGTCTCCACGGGTGACGTCGAGAAGATCGGCTGGTTCGTGGAGGCCGTGTCCCGGTTCACCGCCGCCGCGGTCACCGTCGTACTGGTCTGCGTCGCCCTGGTCCTCTACCAGCCCGCGCTCGGGGTGGTCGTCGCCGTCGGCCTGCCCGTCCTGGCGATCGCCGTGCTGCCGCTGCTGCCCCGCGCGACCAGGCGGGCGGACATCCAGCGCGAGAAGGCGGGGCGCGCCACCGAACTGGCCTCGGACACCGTCGCCGGACTGCGCGTCCTGCGCGGCATCGGCGGCGAGGAGCTGTTCCTCGACCGCTACCGCAGCGCCTCCCAGGAGGTACGCCACGCGGCCGTGCGCAGCGCCCGCATGTGGTCCCTGATCTCCGCGATCCAGGTGCTGCTGCCGGGGCTGCTGTTGATCGCGGTGGTCTGGTACGGCGTGCACCTGGCCCGCCAGGGCCGGATCACAGTAGGTGAACTGGTCACCGTCTACAGCTCGGTCATGGTCCTGACCCACCCCCTGCGGCACTTCGAGGAGATCGCGATGGCGTACTCCTTCTCGCGTCCGTCGGCCCGGCGGGCCGCGCGTGTCCTGTCGCTGGAGCGTGCCACGGACACGGGCGGATCGCGTGCCGCCGAGGTGCCGTCCGGAGACCTGTACGACCCGGCGACCGGTCTGCTGGCCCCCGTCGGCCGGTTCACCGCGGTGGTGTGCGGCGACCCGGACACGGCGGGGCGGCTGGCGGAACGGCTGGGCGGGCACCCCGCGGAGGAGAGCACCTCGGTGCTGCTCGGCGGCGTGCCGCTGGACGAGCTGCCGCTCGACTCGGCGCGAACGGCCGTCCTCGTCCAGGACAAGGACCCGGTGCTGCTGTCGGGCTCGCTGCGCGAACTGCTCGACGTTCCCGCGTCCGGTGACGTGGCCGCCGAGCGGGCACTGGCGGCGGCGCAGTGCGAGGACGTCCTCACCGCGCTCGTCCAGGGTTCACTCGACGCCCAGGATCCGCTGGACGCCCGGATCACCGAACGGGGGCGGTCCCTGTCCGGCGGCCAGCGGCAGCGGCTCGCGCTGGCCCGGTCGCTGCTGACGGACCCGGAAGTACTCGTCCTGGACGAACCGACCTCCGCCGTCGACTCGCACACCGAGGCACGGATCGCGACAGGCGTGAAGGAGTTGCGGGAGGGGCGCACGACCGTCGTGTTCACCTCCTCGCCGCTGCTCCTGGATCGCGCGGACCGGGTCGTGCTGGTGCACGAGGACGAGGTCACTGCGGTCGGCGTACACCGCGAACTCCTGATCAAGGAGCCCCGGTACCGGGCCGTCGTCACCCGCGAGACCGACGACGAGGCCGCCCTGAACGCCGTATGGGAAGAACTGGAAGAGATCGAGGAGACAGCATGA
- a CDS encoding DUF5709 domain-containing protein, with product MNSVDGWGDDVYQPDGSEVQDDAGLLDAEDTLVDDGVDDPLDRGWSPPDRPWAVERSDVTAAERLHGETLDQRLAEELPDLTEPDGDGIGDSQGTDGELWDNEVGTVRSGRLVAPDEGAHEDEESAMIATDVGIDGAAASAEEAAMHIVDEDTLSG from the coding sequence GTGAACAGCGTCGACGGATGGGGAGACGACGTCTACCAGCCCGACGGATCCGAGGTCCAGGACGACGCCGGGTTGCTGGACGCGGAGGACACCCTGGTCGACGACGGTGTCGACGACCCCCTCGACCGGGGCTGGTCTCCTCCGGACAGACCATGGGCGGTGGAGCGCTCCGACGTGACGGCCGCCGAGCGCCTGCACGGCGAGACGCTGGACCAACGGCTCGCCGAGGAGCTGCCGGATCTCACGGAGCCGGACGGGGACGGCATCGGAGACAGCCAGGGCACCGATGGGGAACTCTGGGACAACGAGGTCGGCACCGTCCGCTCCGGCCGTCTGGTGGCCCCCGACGAAGGAGCGCACGAGGACGAGGAGAGCGCGATGATCGCCACAGACGTCGGTATCGACGGCGCCGCGGCCTCGGCCGAGGAGGCCGCCATGCACATCGTCGACGAGGACACCCTGTCCGGCTGA